A genomic stretch from Anabrus simplex isolate iqAnaSimp1 chromosome 2, ASM4041472v1, whole genome shotgun sequence includes:
- the Ude gene encoding uncharacterized protein Ude: protein MPKVKTEKPERPAPYDVEKKNSDTENKPVDGENKPVEAEKKPAEGEKKNSGWGSGGQLFGTESTELTFQGAGFKDKDKALETLKLLDGRDISYQFQIINSMYHRAKVILKRTKDAEKVRNLTEAIEVFENWLNDYRAHSRSRENFSYLPLEIMEAFHPLAERYGIKMDAPGSNFFQAYKDVEGDLKRLRMVKVDKEDEKSVTWDVQRNNHLRELSERIKKEHLPLFETDMEFRGLPTKEHVEMIMWSYSSELAKIKKTIPLIAQKLNPETAEAE from the coding sequence ATGCCTAAAGTGAAAACTGAGAAACCAGAAAGACCAGCTCCATATGATGTTGAGAAAAAGAATTCGGACACGGAGAACAAACCAGTTGATGGAGAAAATAAACCTGTTGAGGCTGAAAAGAAGCCAGCTGAGGGCGAGAAGAAGAATTCAGGTTGGGGATCTGGTGGACAACTGTTCGGCACTGAAAGTACTGAATTAACTTTCCAAGGAGCAGGCTTCAAAGATAAAGACAAAGCTTTGGAAACACTCAAGTTACTGGATGGACGTGATATTTCCTACCAGTTTCAGATAATCAATTCCATGTACCATCGTGCAAAAGTGATCTTGAAACGTACTAAGGATGCTGAGAAAGTGCGCAATTTAACTGAAGCCATTGAAGTATTTGAGAATTGGCTGAATGATTATCGTGCTCACAGCCGTTCAAGGGAAAATTTCAGTTATTTACCACTAGAAATTATGGAAGCATTTCATCCTCTCGCAGAACGATATGGAATCAAAATGGATGCTCCAGGTTCTAATTTCTTTCAAGCATATAAGGATGTTGAAGGCGACTTAAAGAGGCTTCGAATGGTAAAAGTGGACAAGGAGGATGAGAAAAGTGTTACTTGGGATGTACAGAGGAACAACCATCTTCGTGAACTGTCGGAACGAATTAAGAAAGAGCACTTGCCCTTATTTGAAACCGACATGGAATTTCGTGGATTGCCTACCAAAGAACATGTTGAGATGATCATGTGGAGCTACAGTTCGGAACTTGCTAAGATAAAGAAAACGATACCACTCATTGCCCAGAAGCTTAATCCAGAAACGGCTGAAGCAGAATAA